A window from Oceanispirochaeta sp. encodes these proteins:
- a CDS encoding zinc-dependent alcohol dehydrogenase family protein, whose amino-acid sequence MKAACYEQFQQPLTLQNLPEPSPADHGVVIKVEASGLCRSDWHGWMGHDPDISLPHVPGHELAGTIAETGKEVRHWKVGDRVTVPFVCACGSCPECATGNQQICDHQTQPGFTHWGSFAEYVALDYGDVNLVSLPESMDYVTAASLGCRFVTSFRAVVDQGRLRPGEWVAVYGCGGVGLSAIMIAKALGAQVVAIDIGEDKLAAARSLGADQLINASVCSSVVEAVKDASQGGVHLSLDALGSPQTCFNSISGLRKRGRHVQIGLMLAEHSRPALPMDIVISRELEILGSHGIQAHRYPEMLGMIASGLLAPEKLVGSKISLTESLTALTDMDSFRGTGVTVIDRFY is encoded by the coding sequence ATGAAAGCCGCCTGTTATGAACAGTTTCAACAGCCTTTGACTCTCCAGAACCTACCCGAACCATCCCCGGCAGATCACGGTGTCGTGATCAAGGTGGAGGCTTCCGGACTATGCCGGAGCGACTGGCATGGTTGGATGGGTCATGACCCCGATATCAGTCTACCCCATGTTCCGGGTCATGAATTGGCGGGAACCATTGCCGAAACAGGAAAAGAGGTCCGTCACTGGAAGGTGGGAGACCGGGTGACTGTTCCCTTTGTCTGCGCCTGCGGCAGCTGCCCTGAATGTGCGACCGGGAATCAGCAGATCTGTGATCATCAGACCCAGCCGGGATTCACCCATTGGGGCTCCTTTGCCGAATATGTCGCCCTGGATTATGGGGATGTCAACCTTGTGTCCCTGCCTGAGTCCATGGATTATGTGACCGCAGCCAGCCTGGGCTGCCGCTTTGTCACCTCCTTCAGGGCGGTGGTGGATCAGGGACGATTGCGCCCGGGAGAATGGGTGGCTGTCTATGGCTGCGGGGGAGTGGGCCTGTCGGCTATCATGATTGCCAAAGCCCTGGGAGCCCAGGTTGTAGCCATCGATATCGGAGAAGATAAACTGGCTGCCGCCAGGAGCCTGGGAGCCGACCAGCTGATCAATGCCTCTGTTTGTTCCTCTGTGGTAGAGGCTGTAAAGGATGCCAGTCAGGGTGGAGTTCATCTCTCTCTGGATGCCCTGGGCAGCCCTCAGACATGCTTCAATTCAATTTCCGGGCTCCGTAAACGGGGGCGCCATGTCCAGATCGGTCTTATGCTGGCCGAACATAGCCGGCCTGCTCTGCCCATGGATATTGTGATCTCCCGGGAACTGGAAATCCTGGGAAGCCACGGCATACAGGCCCACAGGTATCCCGAGATGCTGGGCATGATTGCCTCGGGCCTTCTGGCCCCCGAAAAACTGGTGGGTTCCAAAATCAGCCTTACAGAATCTTTGACGGCACTGACCGATATGGACAGTTTCAGAGGAACCGGAGTGACAGTGATCGATCGGTTTTATTGA
- a CDS encoding HAMP domain-containing sensor histidine kinase — MKEKTYFYMTMVIMFLMLSVMTLLILEGKVRERQRFSVMEYEKLMYRFYQNYLVGESLDAQMIDEVPGFGLYNFYGDSLYRYGKAVNHVENEYILPFFNREEKTIVVVRDLLNPFMPVSNPKERALFTGIYSKAYQNALNETDETKKTMIRYVYMVVRDEYVYRLLFLFRSLQIIFTLINILIVMLIGRLYLRNIKYRKLIEEQERLVLLGVASRTLTHEIKNPLSSIRLQSSIIQRTGCELHHKELRIINEEVERLSLLSERVGDFLRHPEGNPEIVDMSDLTVAYVDRFSGRIPILNRKDCPFLPVQIDLDRYRSILDNLINNALESKSPEKDITITLAKHGHEALLLVSDKGMGISQEHMDKMFDPYFTTKSRGSGVGLSIVQSFVKAADGQVNIQSQPGEGTQVSIRFPLCRGDL, encoded by the coding sequence ATGAAAGAAAAAACGTATTTCTATATGACTATGGTTATTATGTTCCTCATGCTCTCAGTCATGACACTCCTGATTTTAGAGGGGAAAGTCAGAGAGCGGCAGCGGTTTTCTGTCATGGAGTATGAGAAGCTCATGTATCGATTTTATCAGAACTATCTGGTAGGAGAATCCCTGGATGCTCAGATGATTGATGAAGTTCCGGGGTTTGGTTTATACAATTTTTATGGTGACTCCCTTTACCGGTATGGCAAGGCGGTCAACCATGTTGAAAATGAATATATTCTCCCTTTTTTTAACAGGGAAGAGAAAACCATCGTTGTTGTGAGAGATCTGCTCAATCCCTTTATGCCGGTTTCCAATCCCAAAGAGAGGGCCCTCTTCACAGGGATATACAGTAAAGCATACCAGAATGCACTGAATGAAACAGATGAAACAAAAAAGACAATGATCCGCTATGTCTATATGGTCGTCAGGGATGAGTATGTTTATCGTCTTTTATTCCTGTTCAGAAGTCTACAAATCATATTTACTCTGATTAACATCCTGATTGTGATGCTGATCGGGCGGCTGTATCTCAGAAATATAAAATACAGAAAACTGATTGAGGAGCAGGAGCGGCTGGTCCTGCTGGGAGTCGCATCCCGAACATTGACTCATGAGATCAAAAACCCCCTCAGCAGTATCCGTCTTCAGAGCTCTATCATACAGCGGACGGGATGTGAACTGCATCACAAGGAACTCAGAATCATCAATGAAGAAGTCGAGCGATTATCCCTGCTTTCAGAGCGTGTCGGAGACTTCCTGAGGCATCCGGAAGGGAACCCTGAGATTGTGGATATGTCAGATCTGACTGTAGCCTATGTCGATCGTTTTTCCGGAAGGATCCCGATTCTAAACCGAAAAGACTGTCCTTTCTTACCTGTTCAGATTGATCTGGATCGTTACCGTTCCATTTTGGATAATCTGATTAATAATGCCCTTGAGAGTAAAAGCCCGGAAAAGGATATTACAATCACTCTGGCAAAGCACGGCCATGAAGCCCTCCTTTTGGTTTCTGATAAAGGAATGGGTATCTCCCAGGAACATATGGATAAAATGTTCGATCCCTATTTTACAACAAAATCTAGAGGCTCCGGTGTGGGACTATCCATCGTTCAGAGCTTTGTCAAAGCCGCCGATGGGCAGGTGAATATCCAGTCACAACCGGGGGAAGGAACTCAGGTTTCTATCCGTTTTCCTCTTTGCAGGGGGGACCTCTGA
- a CDS encoding sigma-54 dependent transcriptional regulator, which produces MQGGPLKILVVDDESNIRNSLKIILEQEGYRVDCAENGLSAQRFMEQSQYDAGIFDLKMPGMSGLELLEWKKESSLNFPVIMISAFGEVEDAVRALKTGAEDYVVKPFDPDVLLEKLALQDNFHSTSREFEERYDGTDQEFFLGKGPLMEKHYHRLNRIAKTRSTVLITGESGVGKEVSARMIHSMSDQSESLFLAINIGGMPENLLESELFGYEKGAFTGADKQKKGLFELASGGTLFLDEIGEMNLALQVKVLRVLQEKQFRRLGGLETQAINARIITATNRSLEDMVEKGLFREDLYYRLNVARLEIPTLRDRKEDLPRLVGFLIDKLNTKMDLRIESLSRDAWSELTAYSFPGNIRELENILERAMIFAEGSVLESEDLELPHTNNSPQTKDPRHSGLAGRTLKDLERTTILAALQRWEGNRSQAARELGISRRTIINKISEYGLNDI; this is translated from the coding sequence TTGCAGGGGGGACCTCTGAAAATCCTTGTTGTAGATGATGAATCTAATATCCGGAACAGCCTTAAGATCATCCTGGAGCAGGAGGGCTACCGGGTTGACTGTGCTGAAAATGGGTTGTCAGCTCAAAGATTTATGGAGCAGAGTCAATATGATGCGGGTATTTTTGACCTTAAAATGCCCGGAATGTCCGGCTTGGAGTTACTTGAATGGAAGAAGGAATCCTCCCTGAATTTTCCGGTTATCATGATTTCGGCTTTCGGAGAAGTGGAAGATGCAGTGAGAGCATTGAAAACCGGAGCGGAAGATTATGTTGTCAAACCCTTTGATCCTGATGTACTCCTTGAAAAGCTGGCTCTACAGGACAACTTTCACAGCACTTCCCGGGAATTTGAAGAAAGATATGATGGAACTGATCAGGAATTCTTTCTTGGGAAAGGGCCTCTTATGGAGAAGCATTATCATCGCCTGAACAGGATAGCGAAAACCCGGTCTACCGTATTGATTACAGGAGAAAGCGGTGTCGGAAAAGAGGTCTCAGCCAGAATGATACATTCCATGTCCGACCAGTCGGAGAGCCTGTTTCTGGCCATTAATATCGGAGGAATGCCAGAAAACCTGCTGGAAAGTGAACTCTTTGGTTATGAAAAAGGGGCTTTCACAGGAGCGGACAAACAGAAGAAAGGACTTTTTGAACTTGCTTCAGGGGGAACTCTCTTCCTGGATGAGATTGGAGAGATGAATCTCGCCCTCCAGGTCAAAGTATTGAGAGTGCTTCAGGAAAAGCAGTTCCGGCGTTTGGGGGGGCTGGAAACCCAGGCCATTAATGCAAGGATCATAACCGCGACGAACCGCTCTCTGGAAGATATGGTCGAAAAAGGACTGTTCCGGGAAGATCTCTATTATCGATTGAATGTGGCCCGGCTGGAAATCCCTACCCTGAGAGACCGCAAAGAGGATCTGCCCCGGCTTGTCGGGTTTCTTATTGATAAACTGAACACAAAGATGGACCTCCGTATTGAATCTCTTTCCCGTGATGCCTGGTCAGAACTGACTGCCTACTCCTTTCCCGGGAATATCCGAGAGTTGGAAAATATACTGGAACGAGCCATGATTTTTGCCGAGGGGAGTGTCTTGGAGTCAGAAGATCTGGAATTACCTCATACAAACAATTCTCCCCAGACTAAGGATCCGAGACATTCTGGCCTGGCCGGACGCACATTGAAAGACCTGGAAAGAACAACCATTCTTGCGGCTCTTCAAAGATGGGAAGGGAATCGGAGTCAGGCCGCCAGGGAACTGGGTATCTCCCGGCGTACCATTATCAATAAAATCTCCGAATATGGACTGAATGACATATAA